A genomic window from Oleidesulfovibrio alaskensis DSM 16109 includes:
- a CDS encoding helix-turn-helix domain-containing protein: MSVGNRIKQIRGRMPQKEFAATLGIAQNTLGGYERDERTPNAEVIVSIAKVFNISFDWLLTGEGCKYREQNAKLVQQPSPDTGAGPCQRCAKLEKELDDLRQDQRKEREKNDALVQALLKERDRLEEASATVLRLTQDNAELRLQLARAAPEPAEANRRSA, translated from the coding sequence ATGAGCGTTGGTAATAGAATAAAGCAGATACGAGGTAGGATGCCTCAAAAAGAGTTCGCTGCCACCCTCGGTATCGCCCAGAACACCCTTGGCGGTTACGAGAGGGATGAGCGTACCCCTAACGCGGAAGTGATAGTCTCTATCGCAAAAGTCTTTAACATCTCATTTGACTGGCTATTGACTGGTGAGGGCTGCAAATACAGAGAACAAAACGCAAAGCTGGTTCAACAGCCTTCACCCGACACAGGAGCCGGACCATGTCAGCGTTGTGCAAAACTGGAAAAGGAGCTTGATGACTTGCGCCAAGACCAGCGCAAGGAAAGGGAGAAAAATGATGCGCTGGTTCAAGCGCTGCTGAAAGAAAGGGATAGGCTTGAAGAGGCAAGTGCTACTGTACTGCGACTGACTCAGGATAACGCTGAGTTGCGCCTTCAGTTGGCTCGGGCCGCGCCGGAAC